Part of the Kitasatospora sp. NBC_01266 genome, TGGTGCCGGCCAGCGCCGTCTGCGCGTTGGTGACGTTGGTCTGCGCGGTGGCGACCTGCTGCTGAGCCTGCGTCAGCTGCTGCTGCGCCTGGGCGACGGCGGCCGGGTCGACCGTGGTGGTGGTGATGGTGGTCATCTGCGGGGCGGGGGTGCTGCTGCGGGAGCCGCTGCCGCTGTTGCTGCTGCCGCTGTTGCTGCTGCTGCTGTTGTTGCTACCGCTGTTGGAGCCGCCGTTGCCGCTGCCGTTCTGGCCGGCGGACGGCGAGGCACCGGAGGACGGGCCGCCCGAGGTGCTGGGGGACGCGCTGGTGTAGGAGGCCTGGACGGCCCCGCCACCGCCCACCGGAACGGTGCTGGTCGTGGTCGTCCCCGCCTGAGCCTTCGTCAGGTTGTCCTGAGCCGTGGTCAGCCCGGCCTGCGCCTCGGTCAGCGCGCCGTTCGCGGCGTTCAGCGCCTGCTGCGCGGCCGTGGTGTCGACGGTGGCGAGCACCTCGCCCGCGGTCACCGTGTCACCGACCGAGACCTTGACCGAGGTCAGCGTGCCGCCGGTGACGAAATTCTCGCCGGCGTCGCTGGGTGAGCTGAGGGAGCCGGATCCGGACACCGTGGCCAGGACCGTTCCCTTGGTCACGGTCGCGGTCCGAGCCTGCACCTTACCGGCCGCTGAGCTGCTGGTGCTGTTCACCGTGGTGTATGCCAGCGCGCCCCCCGCGAGGAGGGCCACACCGAGCACTGAGTTGAGGATGACGGCGCCACGCCGCCGCGGGAGGACCTTCATAGCGCACAAGACTCGCCCGATGCTCTTGCGAAGTTCTGGACGCAAGCTGGGCGGACGCTGAGGCAGGCACCAAGGACAATCATCCCAAAAACGGACAAATACTCCGTAGATGAGGATCATCGGGAAACACTGCCAACGGTAATCCCAGGATCTTCCCAGGCATCTCGGGCGCAGCATTCACGCCACAGGGCCATCCCGGACACCGAACAGGACCCAACCATAGCTGACTGAGCGTCAGCTACTGCTCACTCCCGTACGCCAGCAGCTCGGCCACCGACCAGGTCAGCCGCCCCGAGCGCAGGTCGTCGAGCACCGCGCGCAGCCAGCGCGCCTCCGCCTGCGTCACGGCGTGCAGGTACTCGGTCTCCAGCAGCGCGATCCGGGCCAGTCCGCCCTCCCCCTCGCCGGTCAGCGTCGCCGCCAGGCCCGCCAGCCGCTCCTCGGTGACCCGCAGCCGCCGTTCCAGCGCGCCGGAGATCTCCTCGGACGTCAGCATCAGCAGGTTCGAGAGCGCCGCCGGGAACTGCGGGAACTCCTGCCTGGGCACCGCGAGCATCTCGATCAGCCACTCCCGGGCGACCGCCCGCCCCGCCTCGGTGACCTCGTAGACGGTCCGCTCCGGATACGCCTGGTCCCGTCCGGTCTCCCGGACGGCGACCAGGCCGGCTTCCTGCAGCCGCTCGATCGTCCGGTACAGGCTCGCGCGCTGGCCCACGTTGACCACCTGGTCCTTGCCCCAGTCCTTGATCAGCCGCTGCAGGCCGTAGGGATGCAGCGGCTTGTAGTGGAGCAGGGCCAGCACGGTGACGGCGAGGGGGGAGCTGCGGTGGGCGGTCATGCCTCGATCCTAGCCTCACCGAGACTAGTTGACGAGAAACTAGTTGCACTGCAACTATTGAAGTGGCGGCCATCGGCTGCCGCACCGACCCGAACACCACGGTGAAAGCAGGAGAAATGAGCGACTCCCGTCAGACCCGCAGCGCCCTGGTCATCGGCGGCGGCATCGCCGGCCCGGTCACCGCGATGGCCCTGCGGCAAGCAGGGATCGAGGCCACCGTCTACGAGGCCTACCCGCACACCGCCGAGGGTGCCGGGGCCGGGCTGAGCCTGGCCCCCAACGGCCTCGACGCGCTGGACGCGATCGGCCTGGGCCACCTGGTGCGACCGCTCGGCAAGCCGATGGCCGGCATCGTCCTGCAGGACTGGGCCGGCCGGCGGCTCGGCGAGTTCGGCAATCCGCCCGGAGTGCCGCCGATGCAGTTCCTGCGGCGGGCCGAGCTCTACCGGGCGCTCTACCAGGAGGCCGAGCGGCGCGGGGTGCGGATCGAGCACGGGAAGCGGCTGGTCGGTGTCGAGGAGGGCGCGGACCAGGTCACCGCGCTCTTCGCCGACGGCACCCGGACCACCGCCGACGTGCTGATCGGGGCGGACGGCCTGCGCTCCACCGTCCGCCCGCTGGTCGACCCGGCCGCGCCGGGACCGCAGTACGCCGGCCTGATCAGCTTCGGTGCCGAACTGGAGCGGGTGGCGGTGCCCGGCACCGAGGACCGGATGAACATGAGCTTCGGCAAGCGGGCCTTCTTCGGCTACCAGGTCTTCGAGGACGCGTCGGCCGTCTGGTTCGTCAACCTGCCGCACCGGGAGCCGATGACGGCGGCCGAGGTCCAGCGCACCCCGGCGCGCCAGTGGCTGCCGCGGCTGCGCGAGGCCTTCGCCGAGGACGGCACCCCGGCGACCCGGCTGATCGAGGCGACCGACCCGGACCAGCTGATCATCGTCGGCCCGATGGAGAACATGCCGGCCGTCCCCACC contains:
- a CDS encoding PadR family transcriptional regulator, whose product is MTAHRSSPLAVTVLALLHYKPLHPYGLQRLIKDWGKDQVVNVGQRASLYRTIERLQEAGLVAVRETGRDQAYPERTVYEVTEAGRAVAREWLIEMLAVPRQEFPQFPAALSNLLMLTSEEISGALERRLRVTEERLAGLAATLTGEGEGGLARIALLETEYLHAVTQAEARWLRAVLDDLRSGRLTWSVAELLAYGSEQ
- a CDS encoding FAD-dependent oxidoreductase, giving the protein MSDSRQTRSALVIGGGIAGPVTAMALRQAGIEATVYEAYPHTAEGAGAGLSLAPNGLDALDAIGLGHLVRPLGKPMAGIVLQDWAGRRLGEFGNPPGVPPMQFLRRAELYRALYQEAERRGVRIEHGKRLVGVEEGADQVTALFADGTRTTADVLIGADGLRSTVRPLVDPAAPGPQYAGLISFGAELERVAVPGTEDRMNMSFGKRAFFGYQVFEDASAVWFVNLPHREPMTAAEVQRTPARQWLPRLREAFAEDGTPATRLIEATDPDQLIIVGPMENMPAVPTWSRGRLVLVGDAVHAPSSSSGQGASLAIESAIQLARCLRDLPHPQAFAAYEAERRPRVEKIIRATTRKNGAKAAGPVGRVLNAWALRVFSKLVKPAKMAWMFDYRIDWEARVTAAPSPSATGPVTRSAPSAAR